The Alkalihalobacillus sp. TS-13 genomic interval GTATTTCTTATGTTTACCAACTTTTTTAAGCTACAAGAAAACCAAACTAACGTTAAAACCGAATTAATTGCTGGTTTGACGACATTTTTGACCATGGTTTACATCGTTGTCGTTAACCCGGGTATTTTAAGTGAGGCTGGCGCACCCTTCGATGCTGTTTTCATGGCGACGATTATTGCGACTGTCGTGGGAACGCTTTGGATGGGATTGTTCGCCAACTATCCGATCGCGATCGCGCCTGGAATGGGTTTGAATGCCTACTTTGCGTATTCTGTCGTCGGTGGTATGGGTGTCTCCTATGAAGTAGCGTTCGGGGCAGTATTCATTGCTGGTATTTTGTTCGTGATCCTATCGCTGACACCTTTCCGTGAAAAACTAATTGAGGCGATCCCTTCGAACCTGAAGCATGGAATCACTGCAGGAATCGGATTATTCATCGCTTTCATAGGTCTTAGACTGACCGGTCTTGTCGTTTCCCATCCACAAAACCTTGTCGGATTAGGGGATCTCCATTCGCCGCAGGTCATTTTAACTTTAGTTGGACTAGCTGTAACACTGATCCTGATGGCATTGAATGTGAACGGAGCCTTGTTCTTGGGGATGGTTGTCACTGGAACAATCGCTTATTTCACTGGACAGCTTGAGTTTAAGGATGGCGTCGTTGGATTACCATCAATGCCGGATGCTTTCATTTTCGGAAGCCCAATTACAGCTATCGCGGATATGTTCACCTATGGTCTTTATGCAGTCGTATTTTCATTCCTACTCGTTACGATTTTTGATACGACCGGTACGATGATCGGGGTAGCTGAACAAGCCGGCTTGATGAAAGGAAATAAAATGCCGCGTGCACGTCAAGCGCTGCTTGCTGATTCTGTCGCTACTTCTGTCGGAGCGATTTTCGGTACAAGCCCGACCAGTGCCTATATCGAGTCGTCCTCAGGTGTTGCTGCAGGCGGTCGTACCGGAATGACGAATATGGTCGTTGCGTTCCTGTTCATCGTCGCGATGTTTTTCGCTCCACTCGTAGGTGCGATCTCAGGATTAGCTGCAATCACGGCTCCAACTCTGATCATCGTCGGTAGCTTCATGCTGTCAAGCCTTTCGAAAATCGATTGGAACACCTTTGACGAATCATTCCCGGCATTCCTGATCATATTGACGATGCCACTTACATCAAGCATTGCAACAGGAATTGCGCTCGGATTTATTTCTTATCCGCTTTTGAAAATTGTACGAGGCAAATGGCGTGAAGTCCATCCTCTTGTTATACTATTCGCCGTATTATTCTTCATCCAATTGGCGTATGTGCCGCATTAATAGAGTTGATCAAAGGAATCGCTTATGTGCGATTCCTTTCCTTTTGCCTATTTTATGAAGCTAGTTTGTTGCGTTATTGCCACGAATTACCTATATTCAACATCCCCTTAACAAACTCTCGGCCTTTGTACCCTATTTCATCCATAAAAATTATATTCAGGTTCATACCAGGTTAAAAGACCCCCGTTATTGTAGGAACTGTATTTTAAAACTTACCTGAATGGGGATGAGCGTATGTTTACTTTTACAGAAAAAAGATTCGCAATGGCATTGTTTACTTTTTCTATTGTTGCAGTTCTTCTGGCGTTACCGCTCGAACGTGCATCTGCTGAAAGTCATGAGCATGTTGAAAATGTGGCACATCGCGGAGCTGCAGGCTATGCACCTGAAAATACGATGGCTGCTTTCCGAAAAGCGTTTGAGATGAAAGCAGATTACGTGGAATTGGATGTCCAGATGAGCAAGGATGGGGAACTCGTCGTCATTCATGATACTACTGTAGACCGGACAACTGACGGCACAGGAAAAGTAAATGACCTTACATATGAAGAGCTTCGGGCTCTTGATGCAGGGAGCTGGTTTGCACCCGAATTTGAAGGTGAACCGATTCCGACATTTGAAGATGTGTTGGATGGAATGCGTGGTAAAACAAAACTCTTGATTGAACTGAAGGCCCCTTCTAACTACCCTGGAATTGAAGAAAAAGTGGCTGAAGCATTGAAGGAACGGAATATGGATAAGCCAGAAAACAATTCAGTCATTGTACAGTCTTTTGATTTCAATTCGATGAAGACCTTCCACAACCTTTTACCTGAAGTGCCGATCGGTGTGCTTACTTCCAACTATCTGGACCTTACAGATGAATCCTTGCATGAATTCAAGTCGTATGCCGATTACGTGAATCCGCACAAAAATCAAATCGATCGTGCTTTAGTCGACCGTATTCACGCTCTCGACATGGGTGTCATGCCCTGGACGGTCCGCGCAAAAGAAGACGTCCAGCCGCTTCTTGATGCAGGTGTAGACGGCATTATCAGTGATTATCCGGATTATGTGCCAAGGAATTACAAAAAGCAGTAAGTTCTCTCGTCAAAACTTGATGAACGCTGACCGGAGTTAAAAGGAAAAAGACCTGATGGAAGAAAATGCTT includes:
- a CDS encoding glycerophosphodiester phosphodiesterase, producing the protein MFTFTEKRFAMALFTFSIVAVLLALPLERASAESHEHVENVAHRGAAGYAPENTMAAFRKAFEMKADYVELDVQMSKDGELVVIHDTTVDRTTDGTGKVNDLTYEELRALDAGSWFAPEFEGEPIPTFEDVLDGMRGKTKLLIELKAPSNYPGIEEKVAEALKERNMDKPENNSVIVQSFDFNSMKTFHNLLPEVPIGVLTSNYLDLTDESLHEFKSYADYVNPHKNQIDRALVDRIHALDMGVMPWTVRAKEDVQPLLDAGVDGIISDYPDYVPRNYKKQ
- a CDS encoding NCS2 family permease gives rise to the protein MFTNFFKLQENQTNVKTELIAGLTTFLTMVYIVVVNPGILSEAGAPFDAVFMATIIATVVGTLWMGLFANYPIAIAPGMGLNAYFAYSVVGGMGVSYEVAFGAVFIAGILFVILSLTPFREKLIEAIPSNLKHGITAGIGLFIAFIGLRLTGLVVSHPQNLVGLGDLHSPQVILTLVGLAVTLILMALNVNGALFLGMVVTGTIAYFTGQLEFKDGVVGLPSMPDAFIFGSPITAIADMFTYGLYAVVFSFLLVTIFDTTGTMIGVAEQAGLMKGNKMPRARQALLADSVATSVGAIFGTSPTSAYIESSSGVAAGGRTGMTNMVVAFLFIVAMFFAPLVGAISGLAAITAPTLIIVGSFMLSSLSKIDWNTFDESFPAFLIILTMPLTSSIATGIALGFISYPLLKIVRGKWREVHPLVILFAVLFFIQLAYVPH